The following DNA comes from Enterobacter sp. SA187.
CCAGACCACGGATCATGTCTTTTTCACGGCCATCAATACGCGGCTCGCCTGCCAGTACGCGGCTACGAACAACGTTTTTCTCGATAGCGTGCAGGATGTCGCCCAGTTCGTTGGCGTCCAGGGTTTCATCTTCAGCCAGCAGCGCAGCCACAGTTTCAGCTTTGATAGCATCAACCTGCGTGTAACGCTCCTGTTTGTCGGTGATGCGGTAAGCATCGCTCAGACGGGATTCAGCCAGCGCAGCAACACGTGCATTCAGGGCTTCGTTAGCCGCTTCTGGCTGCCAGTCCCAACGCGGTTTACCGGCTTCTTTCACCAGGTCGTTGATGTTCTGGATCACGATCTGCTGCTGTTCGTGGCCAAATACCACGGCGCCCAGCATCTGGTCTTCGCTCAGCAGTTCAGCTTCGGATTCAACCATCAGCACTGCACCTTCGGTACCGGCAACCACCAGATCCAGTTTGCTTGCTTTCAGCTCTTCCTGGGTCGGGTTCAGTACGTACTGGTCATTGATGTAACCTACACGCGCCGCGCCGATTGGGCCGTTGAACGGGATACCGGACAGAGACAGCGCAGCGGATGCGCCGATCATTGCCACGATGTCCGGGTTAACCTGCGGGTTAACGGAAACTACGGTGGCGATAACCTGTACTTCGTTAACGAAGCCTTCCGGGAACAGCGGACGAACCGGGCGGTCAATCAGACGCGCGATCAGCGTTTCGCCTTCGCTTGGACGGCCTTCACGACGGAAGAAGCCACCCGGGATTTTACCAGCAGCATAAGTACGCTCCTGATAGTTAACCGTCAGCGGGAAGAAGTCCTGGCCCGGCTTCGCTTTTTTCTGACCCACAACGGTAACGAATACCGCGGTGTCGTCCATGCTTACCATAACAGCTGCAGTTGCCTGACGCGCCATCATGCCGGTCTCCAGCGTTACGGTATGTTGACCGTACTGGAATTTACGAATGATCGGATTAAGCAAAATTTTATCCTTTCTTAATGAATGACAGCACACCATTGGGTGTGCTGACGTTAATACCCGATCTTCTGTGCATCCTCGCGACTAATGACAACCCTAACCCAAACCGGGTAAAGCCTCTCATTAGCCGCGCGAACCTCTGCAACGAAGATCATTCATAGCAACAATACAATAGTTTAGGTCGAATTGCTGCCGTCTGGTTGAAAAAAGGGGCCGTTAAGGCCCCTTTCTGTGAAACTCGCCAGACTTAGCGACGCAGACCCAGACGCTCGATCAGCGCGGTGTAGCGTGCAACATCTTTACGTTTCAGGTAGTCGAGCAGTTTACGACGCTGAGAAACCATGCGCAGCAGACCACGACGGCTGTGGTGATCTTTTTTGTGCTCTGCAAAGTGACCCTGCAGGTGGTTGATCTGAGCAGTCAGCAGGGCAACCTGAACTTCGGTAGAACCGCTGTCGTTCTCGCCACGACCAAACTCGGAAACGATTTTTGCTTTAGCTTCAACGCTTAGAGACATTTTAAACTCCAAAATTAAAAGAATGAAAGGGTGCCGATCTCTAATTCAGCAACCCCAGGTTTAACGCCGGAAGATGTTAAACATCTAACCTGACGTTAAGCGGCAATATTCTACTCGCAGTACCCTGTTATCGCAAGGTAACTGCAATGGATTACGCCGGGTACTCAACCACCAGGCGGCGTGGCGCCACGCGGCCCTGATCGTCGATTTCTGCCATGCCGATAAATACCGACTCTGGCCCTTCCGTCACGCGCACCAGGCCTTCTGTCGGCGCTTGTGCCGCGCGAACGGGCTGGCCGTTCCTGAAATAGGCGGCGCTGACGGCAGGAATATTCACGACCGGGAAGTCCGCTGCCGGACTGTCCATTGGCATCAGCAGAGGATCAAGCAACTGAGCGGCAGGAATATCCTGCTCACCGGCCTGCTCAACCAGCGACTGCAATTGCTCAAGCGTCACCATGCGATCAACCGGGTACTTGCTCACCGCCAGACGGCGCAGGAAAATCACATGTGCGCCGCAGCCGAGCTTTTCACCGAGATCGTCCACAATGGTGCGGATATAGGTGCCTTTCGAGCAGTGTACTTCCAGCTCCAGCTCATCCCCTTCGTGGCGGATAAACAGCAGCTCGTAAACGGTAATCGGACGAGCCTCACGGGGCACATCAATACCCTGGCGCGCGTACTCGTAAAGCTTCTTCCCCTGATACTTCAGAGCCGAATACATGGACGGGATTTGCTGGATATCACCGCGGAAGGTTTCCAGGGCGGCAGCAAGCTGCTCTGCGCTGAAGGTGATCGGGCGTTCTTCAACAATCTGTCCATCGGCATCGGAGGTATCCGTGCGCTGCCCCAGACGAGCAATCACGCGGTAACGCTTATCCGAATCCAGCAGATACTGGGAAAACTTTGTCGCCTCTCCCAGGCAAATCGGCAGCATGCCGGTCGCCAGCGGATCCAGCGCGCCAGTATGCCCGGCGCGATTCGCGTTATAGAGACGTTTTACTTTTTGCAGCACGTCGTTGCTGGACATCCCTTGCGGCTTATCCAGCAACAGTACGCCGTGCACATCGCGACCGCGACGACGAGGACGACTCATCAGTCCTCCTTGGTGTCGTCCGGGTTCACACGACGTTCATCGTCATGACGCACCACGTTGGTCACCAGATTAGACATACGCATACCTTCCACCAACGAGTTGTCGTAGAAGAAGGTCAGTTCCGGCACGATACGCAGACGCATGGCTTTACCCAGCAGCGAACGGATAAACCCGGAGGCGTCCTGCAATGCTTTGATGCCGCCTTTAATGGCTTCTTCGTCTTTGTCGTTCAGAAAGGTCACAAACACTTTCGCATAGGCCAGGTCGCGGGACATTTCCACACCGGAAACGGTGGTCATCATGCCCAGACGTGGATCTTTAATTTCGCGTTGCAGGATAAGCGCGATCTCTTTTTGCATCTCCTGCGCGACACGCTGAGGGCGGCCAAATTCTTTCGCCATAATAAGTCCTCCAGATAAAGACAAAAAAGGGGCTAAAAGCCCCTTTTGAAATAGTTGCCAGGTGGTGCTCTCAGGCCTGAAGGCGCTACGCTTATCAGACCTGCAACCCAGCCACCGGGCATTACGAAGATTAAGCGATGGTACGCTTGATCTCGATGATTTCGAACACTTCGATCATATCGCCAACGCGAACGTCGTTGTAGTTCTTCACGCCGATACCACATTCCATGCCGTTACGAACTTCGTTAACGTCATCTTTGAAGCGGCGCAGGGACTCCAGCTCGCCTTCGTAGATAACCACGTTGTCACGCAGAACGCGGATCGGGTTGTGACGTTTGATGGTGCCTTCGGTAACCATACAGCCCGCGATCGCACCGAATTTCGGTGATTTGAACACGTCACGCACTTCAGCCAGACCGATGATCTGCTGTTTCAGTTCCGGAGACAGCATGCCGCTCATCGCTGCTTTCACTTCGTCGATCAGGTGGTAGATGACGGAGTAGTAACGCAGATCCAGGCTTTCCGCTTCGATCACTTTACGCGCAGAGGCGTCAGCACGAACGTTGAAGCCAACCAGAATAGCATTGGATGCCGCAGCCAGGGTCGCGTCGGTTTCGGTGATACCACCTACGCCGGAACCAATGATCCTTACTTTTACTTCGTCGGTAGACAGTTTCAGTAAGGAATCGGAAATCGCTTCTACAGAACCCTGTACGTCAGCTTTCAGAACAACGTTCACTTCGTGAACTTCGCCTTCAGTCATGTTAGCGAACATGTTCTCAAGTTTGGATTTCTGCTGACGCGCCAGTTTGACTTCACGGAATTTGCCCTGACGATACAGTGCAACTTCACGCGCTTTCTTCTCGTCACGTACAACGGTCACTTCATCGCCGGCTGCCGGCACACCGGACAGACCCAGGATTTCAACCGGAATAGACGGACCGGCTTCCATAACTTCCTGACCCAGTTCGTTACGCATTGCACGAACACGGCCATATTCGAAGCCACAAAGCACGATGTCGCCTTTGTTCAGCGTACCTTCACGTACCAGAACCGTTGCTACCGGACCACGACCTTTATCCAGGAAGGATTCGATAACCGCGCCGCTCGCCATACCTTTGCGAACCGCTTTCAGTTCCAGAACTTCAGCCTGCAGCAGGATAGCGTTCAGCAGGTCATCAATACCGGTACCGGCTTTCGCGGATACAGGGATGAACTGAGACTCGCCGCCCCACTCTTCCGGCATAACGCCGTACTGGGACAGTTCGTTTTTAACGCGATCCAGGTCAGCTTCCGGCTTATCAATTTTGTTCACCGCAACCACTACCGGCACCTGCGCCGCTTTCGCGTGCTGGATTGCTTCGATAGTCTGCGGCATCACGCCATCGTCCGCTGCCACAACCAGCACAACGATATCCGTTGCCTGCGCACCACGAGCACGCATGGAGGTAAAGGCGGCGTGACCCGGGGTATCCAGGAAGGTGATCATACCGTTGTCAGTTTCAACGTGGTACGCACCGATGTGCTGAGTAATGCCGCCCGCTTCGCCAGAGGCCACTTTCGTTGAACGAATGTAGTCCAGCAGCGAGGTTTTACCGTGGTCAACGTGACCCATGATGGTCACAACAGGTGCGCGAGCTTCTGCCGCAGCGCCAGTGTCACGGTCGCTCATTACCGCCTCTTCCAGCTCGTTTTCACGACGCAGGATAACTTTGTGGCCCATTTCTTCCGCAACCAGCTGCGCAGTTTCCTGATCGATAACCTGGTTGATGGTGGCCATTGCGCCCAGTTTCATCATCGCTTTGATGACCTGAGAGCCTTTCACTGCCATTTTGTTAGCCAGTTCGCCCACGGTGATGGTTTCACCGATGATAACGTCACGGTTAACCGCCTGAGCCGGTTTCTGGAAGCCCTGCTGTAAAGAAGAACCTTTACGCTTGCCGCCTTTACCGCCACGAACAGCAGCGCGCGCTTCTTCGCGATCGGCTTTCGATTCGGAATGCTTGTTGCCTTTTTTCGGGCGAGGTGCTTTAGCAGTACGCGTACGGCTGCGGCCGCCTTCTACTTCGCGGTCGCTGTCGTCTTCTGCCTGACGCGCATGTTGAGAAGTGGTTACATGATAGTCACTGGACTCTTCAACCGGTTCAGCAGCCACATTAACACCATTTTTCTCGTTTTCTTCGGCCATACGACGCGCATCTTCTGCCACGCGGCGTGCTTCTTCTTCCAGTTTACGACGTGCCTCTTCTTCAGCTTTGCGCTTGAGTTCTTGCGCTTCGGCTTCACGACGGGCTTTTTCAGCCTGGGCAGTCCTGGTCATTTCGTCAGATTGTTGATTGCTCACTTTGCTCGTTTCCGCAGCTTCGCGTTTCACCGGGTTAGCGGATTCGCGTTTCGCTTTTTCTTCGGCTTCACGTTTCGCTTTCTCTTGTGCGTCACGCTTGGCTTTTTCCTC
Coding sequences within:
- the infB gene encoding translation initiation factor IF-2, encoding MTDVTVKALAAEIQTSVDRLVQQFADAGIPKSSDDSVTAQEKQTLLAHLNREHGSAPDKLTLQRKTRSTLNIPGTGGKSKSVQIEVRKKRTFVKRDPQEAERLAAEEEAKREAEEKASREAQEAAKREAEEKAKRDAQEKAKREAEEKAKRESANPVKREAAETSKVSNQQSDEMTRTAQAEKARREAEAQELKRKAEEEARRKLEEEARRVAEDARRMAEENEKNGVNVAAEPVEESSDYHVTTSQHARQAEDDSDREVEGGRSRTRTAKAPRPKKGNKHSESKADREEARAAVRGGKGGKRKGSSLQQGFQKPAQAVNRDVIIGETITVGELANKMAVKGSQVIKAMMKLGAMATINQVIDQETAQLVAEEMGHKVILRRENELEEAVMSDRDTGAAAEARAPVVTIMGHVDHGKTSLLDYIRSTKVASGEAGGITQHIGAYHVETDNGMITFLDTPGHAAFTSMRARGAQATDIVVLVVAADDGVMPQTIEAIQHAKAAQVPVVVAVNKIDKPEADLDRVKNELSQYGVMPEEWGGESQFIPVSAKAGTGIDDLLNAILLQAEVLELKAVRKGMASGAVIESFLDKGRGPVATVLVREGTLNKGDIVLCGFEYGRVRAMRNELGQEVMEAGPSIPVEILGLSGVPAAGDEVTVVRDEKKAREVALYRQGKFREVKLARQQKSKLENMFANMTEGEVHEVNVVLKADVQGSVEAISDSLLKLSTDEVKVRIIGSGVGGITETDATLAAASNAILVGFNVRADASARKVIEAESLDLRYYSVIYHLIDEVKAAMSGMLSPELKQQIIGLAEVRDVFKSPKFGAIAGCMVTEGTIKRHNPIRVLRDNVVIYEGELESLRRFKDDVNEVRNGMECGIGVKNYNDVRVGDMIEVFEIIEIKRTIA
- the truB gene encoding tRNA pseudouridine(55) synthase TruB, producing MSRPRRRGRDVHGVLLLDKPQGMSSNDVLQKVKRLYNANRAGHTGALDPLATGMLPICLGEATKFSQYLLDSDKRYRVIARLGQRTDTSDADGQIVEERPITFSAEQLAAALETFRGDIQQIPSMYSALKYQGKKLYEYARQGIDVPREARPITVYELLFIRHEGDELELEVHCSKGTYIRTIVDDLGEKLGCGAHVIFLRRLAVSKYPVDRMVTLEQLQSLVEQAGEQDIPAAQLLDPLLMPMDSPAADFPVVNIPAVSAAYFRNGQPVRAAQAPTEGLVRVTEGPESVFIGMAEIDDQGRVAPRRLVVEYPA
- the rbfA gene encoding 30S ribosome-binding factor RbfA — protein: MAKEFGRPQRVAQEMQKEIALILQREIKDPRLGMMTTVSGVEMSRDLAYAKVFVTFLNDKDEEAIKGGIKALQDASGFIRSLLGKAMRLRIVPELTFFYDNSLVEGMRMSNLVTNVVRHDDERRVNPDDTKED
- the rpsO gene encoding 30S ribosomal protein S15 is translated as MSLSVEAKAKIVSEFGRGENDSGSTEVQVALLTAQINHLQGHFAEHKKDHHSRRGLLRMVSQRRKLLDYLKRKDVARYTALIERLGLRR